DNA from Bradysia coprophila strain Holo2 chromosome IV unlocalized genomic scaffold, BU_Bcop_v1 contig_81, whole genome shotgun sequence:
GTTCTAAAGTCGAAGGCCGCCGATTTTAgaactcgccttcggctcgtcattctgtaaaagaaaaacgtttcagCATGCGTTAGGTAAAGTACTATTGAAGATCCGTTATTGTTGCTGAAACTATTTGGTCTTACGTGTAAATGGTAACGTCTGTAAACATTATAAACATCACAATGGCAACACAGTGGACCGATGAGACAACAAAACGCAAATCACAAAAACTACGCCACTCTTCCAATAActttgattatttttattattgatttttaattacaacaaaattcattgcAACGACTCCATTTTATAcgattttgtgtgtttcactTCTATAATCTTTAATGAGATAAATATTCTTTAAGCATTcgaattttatcaattatgCACACATGATGATACCGTAAGAGTATCTCTAGCAGCTACGTTTATACACCAACATGATtctattaatttaaaattaacctttcagaaacggcaaCTTTGTTGCGCTGTAATCTatcacttcttttgttaaaagcaTATCCAGTGTTTGTTTCACCGGTTTAAACATACGTTTTGTTATAAAGAGAACAGATGCTAACAGATGCCTAGCTCTTTCTAAATGGACCTCGTTCCTTGGTGGTATTATCCTACAGTACTTGTCTCAAAGCGACCGACGGTCTCTCTTTCGTCATTTCGATCTAAAAATTCACACATCTTCTATCATTAATTGAAAGCtccacaattttttgttactaACTAAGTAATACTTAAAGGGGTGTCTAAAGGCCTTTGCGACACTTAACTGTTGAATGGGAAGTGTAATACTTCGTTGTGTTTTTTTGGgacaacaaatttgttcgctcaAACTAAGAAAGTGATGACATAAATTGTGAGATAATTCTCACCGTCACATCGAAGAATTAACTATGAATACCTTCCAAGAATAATGTATGTCGAAATATCGAgttcaatgaaaaatcttttacttcatcagtttgagtccttatttttttttgtcgttcttGATAACCATAATGACTGGGATAACTGGGATGAATGGTCGAATGGAATGTTCACACTGAGATCTtctaaatttaattgttaACGGTAACGCCATTCTGTTTATACACAATGGCGACAAAAAGACAGATCTGTGACTAAAATGTATTCAAAAAGTAGAAGAATTCGGAAATCTTGagaatgaatgaaaagaaGACTCGATTATAACACTTGTCTGTGAAAGGTCTAACGACCCCAAGATAAAACATTAGGAAACACTATAGTATCCATGGACAAGGctccaaattcaatttaatataCTCCGTTCAACGGATGTTGCATATTGTTATCAACgagattatttgaaaatacacTTTTTCTTCATAGTTAAGCTTCACTAAATTTTAACTGTTACGAACACGTCCAATGCTCTCATAAGCACCAAAATTGAGAATCATCCCAGCCAAATCAAGGGCTagaagaattaaaattgactttttcattttttcctcttctttATACAACTGACACAGAAAAGACGAAACAGAATAATCTGGGAAAGGGAAAAGCGTTGGCTTTGTTTGTGAACTTATCTTCTGTTTCTAGTCTAATAGCCTTGCGCTGTGGGTGAGTTCTAGtgttgcatttagtccgttgcCGAATCGCAACGTTAAAGAACTTGGCAGAAAATCCCCTTTCAAATGTCGAATAATTCTGGCCCTTTCTTTGAGTGTTCagtgcagtttttttttaggaattttaattctgaaaaggCTGTGGAGTTTTCAgcatttttcataattaaaatCCTTTTTCACTTGCTGTATGGAGAGAGCATTGATATGTCTTTTCGAAATATCTAAAATTAAATCTGCATCGAGATGAGCTTAGGAacttttatatattttgtcgACAGTTCCAGCATTAGTTGGGTTATATTCGgtccaatttttgaaaatctcttAGCTTCACGATTTCCAACGGCATTGTGAAGAaacatcaaaatttgtattttctcaatttccaAAGCTACAAGCCAACTAACGCTAGAAATATCCGTCTATGAAAGCGATAGAAATGGGATGTGTGTAGAGTTGATTAGGAAATTCTGATCTATCAAacaaaaagaacattttattgtCGCTTCCAAcacatttcgtttttaaacatttagataaatttttgtttgtttttatttacaaataaataaagaaaatgatgAGGAAATAAAGTGGATGGCATGATACAAATGTgtgagggaaaaaaaattcattaaattgtcACAGCTCCtattcattttgtaaatgtttcACAATGGAATtaaatcattgaaattaatttacattatgaaaacaaaaacactaaaaatgATTACAATATTATATATAACACATAAAAATAGGATGCATAATAtagtttcaatttgttttgtcTTTTGTTCTTTCGAGTGGTGTGTGTGTTTTACGTGTTATCTGACAACATTCACCAAAGCAGAATtctaattcaaaaacttttatgattttatcaGTGGACCTGTAGATGATAATTGCTTTCCATATTTAGCCAATAAGTCCATGATTACTCCATTCGTCCAGCCGAATCCGATCTGAATGTCATATTCGCCTCCGCCTCCATGTCCACCCAATTCAAGTGCACTGtactgtaaaatgaaatttaaattattatcaaCGGAATCCAACGCTATAGACGTAAGTAAACATTGGTAATTGTATAGTGTTGAAAACACGCatcgaaatataaataaaactttgtgTATATCGCTGAGACTCACAAATAAATCAACACCGTGTTATGATCGAATATAATCAACAAGAAAAGCTTAACAGAACGAAGCACGTGTAACGTGTGCGTGCGTATATACACGGAATGATTTTCAGCTCATACCAACAACAACGTCCAATATACGAGAGTAAAAtgtttctcattttatttttgttataattcgCTGAAACGTATCGTGTGCGAAATGTACTACCGCTTGTTCGAAATTGGTTTTCGTTAAGACTATACTTCACAGGATCATTTCTGTAGTATATCTTCAATCGTTTCTATGTCAAAATAGAAGCAAAACAAACCACGATGAAGAGATGTGGTGCTTTACCTGAAAGCGTGAGGGAGACTCATGGATTGATGTAAATCGAACCATGAGTTGTCGATGATCGCTGGCTTGTTTATTCAGGCTTGGGTAGGGTGCTTTCTGAGTGgccaaaaaataattcagacCAATTGAAAGGAAAAGGTGGAAGCTGGTGGTTTTCCGATCTTGATGGGCAATCAATGATTGGATACTCAGTTGTGATTGTTATTATGTATGCACACAAGCGGCTTATAAAATTGCATGCAAACAAGTGATATGAAGGGGAATGcgaaaaatgttcttttcTTACTTACCTTTTCGTACATCACGAAAGAGTCCTTATAGCCAAGGAAATTAGAACGAGTCCACCTGGCAGCCCAATCAAGTGACATAGTTTGAGCCCTCTCATCATTTAAATTCGCTAATCCTTCGATGAGCATGTGCTTTAAATTAAGTTTAAAAAGTCAATTGAAACGATTCACAATTGAGAAGTGAACAAATGTACCTGCATCGGTGGCCAAACGTTTGGAAAATCCCATTGTTCTCCAGTCCGTTCTAATGTATTCGGCACTCCACCGATGAAATCGTTTAATCCATGCCTTTCAATATAACTTAATACTTTCTCAGTGACATTAGCTTCATCGGCTTTATTGTAACAGCCCACATAGAGCGGCACTAAATTCGACGGAACAAAATAGTCGCGACGTTTCTTATTCTCAAGATCATAGTCTAACCAGGCACCAACATCGTCATGCCACAATACACTGTGAATTGCATCAAACATCTCTTGAGCTTTGGCTTCGTATTCAGCAGCCTTCGTCTCATTTcccaatttcaatgaaaattgtgctAAATTTTTCGCCACTGAGAACAAAAATGCATTCAAATCGACTGGTACAATCGATCGACATTTTAAGTCCACCAAAGTTCCTTGATTTGTCCCATTATTGATGAACCATCTGCTAGAGAAATCCATTCCACTTTCGGCGGCAGCTTTCAGTTCAGAATAATGATTCTCTTTATCGATGTCCGTTGCAAACTGTACACCCGTTTCCTTATCTTCGTAGTAAGATTCCGGCCGAGGACCACAAGTGGTGTCGCCGTACACAGCGAACACGTGATCATTCACAATGACAGTGTGGTTATTCAACCAATACTGGAATTCTCTTTCCAGCACAGGAGTAGCTGTGCGCAGGAAATCTGTGTCACCAGTAGCATCATGGTATGCCTTAACCATGGCAGTAAGAAGTGGAGGTTGTGATCGGCCAGAATAGTAGATTCGACCGCCGTTCGGTACGAAACCGAAACGTTGAACAATATCCAGGAAGTTCGTCAACATACCCTTGACTGTAGTGTACATTTCACAATGTAAGAGACCTTTAACGATCCAATAGGAATCCCAGTAGTAGAACTCGCGGAATCGACCACCTAAGAagaaatataaagaaaaaattaattcatctGATGATTGCGTTGACGTGATATGGTTGTGTGGAACAGAATCGTAAGGATCTTTCAACGTTATTTTCAAAAGGAATTGCTCAAGTGTAACCAAGGTTAACAACTCATTTCgagaataagaaaaatgaactcaaagCCATTTCAATTACCTGGCACAATAACTGGATGATCAACGTAGATGATTGAGTACAAATCTTGATTTctctgcaaaatatttttgtgttgacTTTTCGCTTTCCTATTTTAAGTGAATTGACACACTTACCTTAACTTCGTCTTTCATCTTACGACCAAGCTGAAGCCAAAGGGTATTTAAATCACTAGCCCATTGACGATAGTCTGCATCCGTTATATTTGTCAAAAACGCAGGATTCTCTTTATGATCACTCGGCACCCAAGTTTCAAACTCTGAGCCTGGTTCATCGAAGGTCGACTGAAATTAAACGAAACAAACGTTGAACACGATGTCGAATAAACGCGTGCAAGACTTACATTCACGAAACTTTCAACATCCGTTTGGTTGTAATTCGGATGGTCTTCCTGCCATTTCTTGAACAGCTCTAACGTCTTTGCCGGAGTCTGCTTCAATTTCATGTCAACGAAAGTTTTCGAATCAGGAAAGATTTTGGCCATCTGAACGGTATCCAGTAATTCGCCATAGCAATagatttcactgtaaatattgaaaaagatAAGTTAATTGTCCTATCTTGATTGATAAGAATTCAGTTCGGATGAGTAGAAATGGCTAGTAGTAATGGAGGAACGGAGAAACATATTAAAGCTCGATTTCCGTTACTGCCTATCGACACTGATAGCTTTATCTCTATGGGGAAAAACCTCGAAGCTAGTTTCTTGCCGTTTATCTCAAAGTTACGTTATCAGCCTCGTTAAACTTTGACGGGAATATACCTGTAATAGTAGAGGcagaataaataattgaatttttcgagAAACAACCTTCGCCTTCGATTATCACCTTACTTAAGAGCTATCAGTGCTACACTGGATGTAGTCTACATTTGGACGGTCTGCACGTTTAAATAGTTGGATAGTTAAATGGTACGGATATGGTGTCATAAAAAACGTACGTTCACGAGAgtttcgtaattttattcaaaaacgtgaggtaagGTTAACTTCTGCACGGATCCAAAACTATACCTCaggtttttaataaaataccttacttggctacggggtaaatgatggaaatgttacttcttgtgtgaaatttgccgATCGAGGCGTAGCTGAGTACCATTTCCATAATTTGCCTCATtgttaagtaatgtactattcgTCCGCACCTCTGTTATCATTAACATGGTGTTTCACACTTGGCGAGCCCTCTTTGTGTGAACATACTCGTACTTTGTGGATTTTCCATGTTTATACCCTTTTTGAGCATAGTGAAACGACGTTCTCATTAAGAATATTGTTAAATAAGGTTGAAATAGACATTATGTTGGCAGTAGCCTGATCATTGCCTCTATTCTGTACCACATAGAATTGAATGAGTTTCGCGAGTTTTCGGATGATATTTGGTTCTTAATATATTCTTTGTCCACATCGTAGACATGCACTCTCTATATGACATTTACCACTCAACTATACCTCTATCACTGATCTTCTAATGGAATGTAAATACGGAACaacacttttcaaaatttcgttacaaGATAAGATGAAAGGGTTTTTtgaactgatttttttaaagaagacATTTCATTTTGGTTAATGCAGAGACTGCCAAAACTAGATATTACCTGATTTAAGTTACCAAATTTACCTGACTTACCGATGAAATTGCCGAAATTACCTAATTCACAGACAAAATTACCGAAACGTAAGTTCCGTAATTTTGTCAGTAAATTAGATAATTTAGGTAATTTCATCGGTAAGTCAGGTAAATTTGGTAACTCATTTtaccaataataggccctgtgtAGCGTAGCATTCGCTCAACAATAATTTGCGATTAAACGAATGGAGTGTTTGAGCAAATATTTATTAGTAAATTTTATGGTGCAGTAAACGATAATTATGTAATACAATCAATCATCGTCAAATCAAAAGTGGTTTATGTAATAATTACAGTTATTTTCGAGAGagcaattgattttttgagtcaataaTTGAGATAACAAATCTATCCACTTCTTATTACCTGTCGCACTGGGGATGTAAACTAAGTTCTGCACATGCATCTTGAGCACTAATAAGGCACAGTACACTCACAAAGCCATAAATAAGAACGGCAAAAagtttattcattttaaaagTTCAACTGATTGGATTGCTTTAAGTTACCTGATTTCTATCacttttttcttgaattttattttcacagaatttattCGGTTATACTACAACACTATGATACAAAATCAACTTATTTGgcgaatttttcattaatgtCTCAGCACCGAAAACTAAGTGcctaaagaaaaaaaattattgtaaacgCCAGAAGATTGAGCACCATCATCAATGATGAGACGTTTTGTAGCTACGCTTTATGAATCCGATACTGATGGCTGTTTCAAGTTCGTCATTTctttttatacaatttcgCAATGTAGAAGAGGTTTTTTGAATTCCTTATTGCATGTTAACCCTCACATTcgtatttcgttttttttttgccatataCTAATATAGTAACACAAAAATCCAGTTTTTAGATGCccgaatttttcaaatacattttttttgtctaatatATAGCCATGTATGCAAAAAATGACTTTGCGTGTGTTCATTAACCgttcaataaattgaagttttttttgttagcaAAAATAAGAAGATTCTCTTCAAACTTTCGTCGTCATTACGAAATAATACTTCATAAAATcgctttaaaaaaacgaaaattcaaagACAGTTAACACCCAGCAATTTGATATTCATGTTTAAACTAATTGCTTAACAAATATTGGTTGaacaattcgatttttttgcgAAAAGAAGGCTCGTGCAgagcaagaaaaaaataattttcaaattccaaTGAGAATGTGCCACCACATTGTTTGCGTACTTCCGGTAATACTGAATAAAAACCGTTGACAATGCAGCAGACAGACACAAGatttaattgcattttttgttgttgcattATCATCAAATTATTGTGATTGTTACAGTCATTTGATACAACACTGCCCGTAATAGAAAATGTTAATGTATTCGCAACGAAAGACGCAAAACGCTTTTGTTTTGCGTATTTAGCATAAATTTACAACATTTAAACACGGGACATGAGGGTAAGTTGACCGAAATGTCTAATGTTTAAGTTAAATGTACCGAGATAATCAAGTTATATGACTGAAAGTGGACTAGTTCAACTATTGCGTTACTGCTATTAGAATTTCCACATCATTGAACAAGTCTAGCACATAAACTCTGAGTATATATTATcactgaaattattattattctgaACAACACTACCTGTTCATGAAAATCTAGATAAAAAACTACTAGGAACCTATGTAGAAACATTACGAATAAGAAGTAAGGCATTATGAGTCACGATTTTTAGATACCGAAATCGAATCTATCAATCTTTATAAtaatcaaatctgttacttcatttgtttagaaTATCACAAAGAGTTTAATAGAAAATCcttcacttcatttgttgaaactgttgtaaaataacatttttctatatgaGAAAGGATCAACCAGAGATGATatcgttgtcaataacaggTGATAAGCCTTTTCCATGTAAATGGAACGTTTACATTCACATTTTATAGGCCTGTTGCATAAAAATACATCGCAATACGATGTGGTGGACGCAAGTCTGAATAATTCACTAAAAATGTATCATCGGTTAATATGCGGTTATTCGTTCGAACAAAATCTTATAATTTGATCTAAAGTCACTAGCtggtttttgaacattttgttaaagaaaagcaaaactAAAACTCTTCTCCACATCTCAAATCGCATTGGCAACGAAATCTGTAAACTttccaaatcatttttttagaatttcggacacttaaaacaaattaaagCTTTAGGCTGATCACAATTTATTTCACTGGCTTTGCCTCCATCAAAGGGTTCATCGGTCTACTAGAATATTAACCAGTTCACATTATTGTATAGCATCACGAGAAAGCGGAATCTTTTCgtgaattttgaataataatgaACCGTCTGAATGCAAGCCTGGAAAACTACTAGCAAACCAGTCTGAAACttccgaatttttattttatagtcAAAACAGGCAAAttcttcaacaaaatgttcatcaaaaataaattaaaaattatcgtTCATAATGAGCaacaaaggaaaaaatttcatatttttttcgcacattaattatttaattaacttAATATCAgtcgattgaaaattttttgttcaccGTTCTACTATATTTTCACACTGTCGCCGAACCGTGAAAAATCTGAATCCGTGTCGCACCTGTACACGGTACAGTGGAAATAACCGAACTAAATGCTCTACTGCAACGAAAAGGtgcttttatataaaatttccaGCGAAATCAAGTAGGTACTTCAAAACCTAACCTTATCCAACATTTTACTATAATAGACATTTAAGTGCCGATAACACGTTGTTTTATTGCAaggaataaattaaaaacaaatttcttcacTTAAAACAATTCGCAGAATTCGTCCAGATATTATTGTGGGGAGGTGTATTGTAATCTCATTAGTCATTACAAAGATTCGCCGATATTAATACTGAGAATGTTTTGA
Protein-coding regions in this window:
- the LOC119072190 gene encoding trehalase-like isoform X4; translation: MFCFQTFRYVRKSICISNSKSRSDILNSSSVIRHFVTTLLRACENREIYCYGELLDTVQMAKIFPDSKTFVDMKLKQTPAKTLELFKKWQEDHPNYNQTDVESFVNSTFDEPGSEFETWVPSDHKENPAFLTNITDADYRQWASDLNTLWLQLGRKMKDEVKRNQDLYSIIYVDHPVIVPGGRFREFYYWDSYWIVKGLLHCEMYTTVKGMLTNFLDIVQRFGFVPNGGRIYYSGRSQPPLLTAMVKAYHDATGDTDFLRTATPVLEREFQYWLNNHTVIVNDHVFAVYGDTTCGPRPESYYEDKETGVQFATDIDKENHYSELKAAAESGMDFSSRWFINNGTNQGTLVDLKCRSIVPVDLNAFLFSVAKNLAQFSLKLGNETKAAEYEAKAQEMFDAIHSVLWHDDVGAWLDYDLENKKRRDYFVPSNLVPLYVGCYNKADEANVTEKVLSYIERHGLNDFIGGVPNTLERTGEQWDFPNVWPPMQHMLIEGLANLNDERAQTMSLDWAARWTRSNFLGYKDSFVMYEKYSALELGGHGGGGEYDIQIGFGWTNGVIMDLLAKYGKQLSSTDEKASANTIKTWAYTGFLTTFVAVLVSIVTRSVH
- the LOC119072190 gene encoding trehalase-like isoform X5, with protein sequence MNKLFAVLIYGFVSVLCLISAQDACAELSLHPQCDSEIYCYGELLDTVQMAKIFPDSKTFVDMKLKQTPAKTLELFKKWQEDHPNYNQTDVESFVNSTFDEPGSEFETWVPSDHKENPAFLTNITDADYRQWASDLNTLWLQLGRKMKDEVKRNQDLYSIIYVDHPVIVPGGRFREFYYWDSYWIVKGLLHCEMYTTVKGMLTNFLDIVQRFGFVPNGGRIYYSGRSQPPLLTAMVKAYHDATGDTDFLRTATPVLEREFQYWLNNHTVIVNDHVFAVYGDTTCGPRPESYYEDKETGVQFATDIDKENHYSELKAAAESGMDFSSRWFINNGTNQGTLVDLKCRSIVPVDLNAFLFSVAKNLAQFSLKLGNETKAAEYEAKAQEMFDAIHSVLWHDDVGAWLDYDLENKKRRDYFVPSNLVPLYVGCYNKADEANVTEKVLSYIERHGLNDFIGGVPNTLERTGEQWDFPNVWPPMQHMLIEGLANLNDERAQTMSLDWAARWTRSNFLGYKDSFVMYEKYSALELGGHGGGGEYDIQIGFGWTNGVIMDLLAKYGKQLSSTDEKASANTIKTWAYTGFLTTFVAVLVSIVTRSVH
- the LOC119072190 gene encoding trehalase-like isoform X3, which gives rise to MEDSGNKTITASEIYCYGELLDTVQMAKIFPDSKTFVDMKLKQTPAKTLELFKKWQEDHPNYNQTDVESFVNSTFDEPGSEFETWVPSDHKENPAFLTNITDADYRQWASDLNTLWLQLGRKMKDEVKRNQDLYSIIYVDHPVIVPGGRFREFYYWDSYWIVKGLLHCEMYTTVKGMLTNFLDIVQRFGFVPNGGRIYYSGRSQPPLLTAMVKAYHDATGDTDFLRTATPVLEREFQYWLNNHTVIVNDHVFAVYGDTTCGPRPESYYEDKETGVQFATDIDKENHYSELKAAAESGMDFSSRWFINNGTNQGTLVDLKCRSIVPVDLNAFLFSVAKNLAQFSLKLGNETKAAEYEAKAQEMFDAIHSVLWHDDVGAWLDYDLENKKRRDYFVPSNLVPLYVGCYNKADEANVTEKVLSYIERHGLNDFIGGVPNTLERTGEQWDFPNVWPPMQHMLIEGLANLNDERAQTMSLDWAARWTRSNFLGYKDSFVMYEKYSALELGGHGGGGEYDIQIGFGWTNGVIMDLLAKYGKQLSSTAFTLETIVKTETKNLHRNPSIPEMLALSAAKFAAPAIPHVPSVSVIQESEIINIGDEIEGSHRSSYEDEKASANTIKTWAYTGFLTTFVAVLVSIVTRSVH
- the LOC119072190 gene encoding trehalase-like isoform X2, with product MNKLFAVLIYGFVSVLCLISAQDACAELSLHPQCDSEIYCYGELLDTVQMAKIFPDSKTFVDMKLKQTPAKTLELFKKWQEDHPNYNQTDVESFVNSTFDEPGSEFETWVPSDHKENPAFLTNITDADYRQWASDLNTLWLQLGRKMKDEVKRNQDLYSIIYVDHPVIVPGGRFREFYYWDSYWIVKGLLHCEMYTTVKGMLTNFLDIVQRFGFVPNGGRIYYSGRSQPPLLTAMVKAYHDATGDTDFLRTATPVLEREFQYWLNNHTVIVNDHVFAVYGDTTCGPRPESYYEDKETGVQFATDIDKENHYSELKAAAESGMDFSSRWFINNGTNQGTLVDLKCRSIVPVDLNAFLFSVAKNLAQFSLKLGNETKAAEYEAKAQEMFDAIHSVLWHDDVGAWLDYDLENKKRRDYFVPSNLVPLYVGCYNKADEANVTEKVLSYIERHGLNDFIGGVPNTLERTGEQWDFPNVWPPMQHMLIEGLANLNDERAQTMSLDWAARWTRSNFLGYKDSFVMYEKYSALELGGHGGGGEYDIQIGFGWTNGVIMDLLAKYGKQLSSTAFTLETIVKTETKNLHRNPSIPEMLALSAAKFAAPAIPHVPSVSVIQESEIINIGDEIEGSHRSSYEDEKASANTIKTWAYTGFLTTFVAVLVSIVTRSVH
- the LOC119072190 gene encoding trehalase-like isoform X1, translating into MFCFQTFRYVRKSICISNSKSRSDILNSSSVIRHFVTTLLRACENREIYCYGELLDTVQMAKIFPDSKTFVDMKLKQTPAKTLELFKKWQEDHPNYNQTDVESFVNSTFDEPGSEFETWVPSDHKENPAFLTNITDADYRQWASDLNTLWLQLGRKMKDEVKRNQDLYSIIYVDHPVIVPGGRFREFYYWDSYWIVKGLLHCEMYTTVKGMLTNFLDIVQRFGFVPNGGRIYYSGRSQPPLLTAMVKAYHDATGDTDFLRTATPVLEREFQYWLNNHTVIVNDHVFAVYGDTTCGPRPESYYEDKETGVQFATDIDKENHYSELKAAAESGMDFSSRWFINNGTNQGTLVDLKCRSIVPVDLNAFLFSVAKNLAQFSLKLGNETKAAEYEAKAQEMFDAIHSVLWHDDVGAWLDYDLENKKRRDYFVPSNLVPLYVGCYNKADEANVTEKVLSYIERHGLNDFIGGVPNTLERTGEQWDFPNVWPPMQHMLIEGLANLNDERAQTMSLDWAARWTRSNFLGYKDSFVMYEKYSALELGGHGGGGEYDIQIGFGWTNGVIMDLLAKYGKQLSSTAFTLETIVKTETKNLHRNPSIPEMLALSAAKFAAPAIPHVPSVSVIQESEIINIGDEIEGSHRSSYEDEKASANTIKTWAYTGFLTTFVAVLVSIVTRSVH